One genomic window of bacterium includes the following:
- the uvrB gene encoding excinuclease ABC subunit UvrB — protein MGQKFKLYSKYQPKGDQPQAIAKLIKGFQNGKKKFVLLGVTGSGKTFTMANLIQNLNLPALIISHNKTLAGQLYTEFKEYFPENAVEYFISYYDYYQPEAYLPQTDTYIEKDASINDEIDRLRLKATTSLLTRKDVIIVASVSCIYGLGSPEDFENMIICLEVKMQMDRDIFIRKLISLYYERNDIDFGRGTFRVRGDVVDVHPADSDYIIRIEFSGEYIEKISKLHLISKKAENVLNKFIIYPRKHFITPQERVEAACKSIESELKAQLEELRKQNKMLEAHRLETKTRYDLEMIRELGYCSGIENYSRHFSNRLPGERPNTLLDYFKDEFLVIIDESHVTIPQLRGMYAGDRSRKETLVNYGFRLPSAFDNRPLVFEEFNKIIKNVLYVSATPGRYEIENTDEVVEQIVRPTGLVEPKIIIRPVEGQIEDLLQRIKEKSGKGEKTLITTLTKRMAEDLADYLFNKGIKVCYLHSEIEVLERFAIIRDLRLGKYDCLVGINLLREGLDLPEVSMVAILDADKEGFLHSATSLIQVSGRAARNIHGEVIMYASSVTESMKKAVEEIDRRRNLQIKFNEKNAIVPATIKKSIPLMIEGINEVDTVREERNEYIPEGQINEKIAGWEVDMFLAAEKLDFERAAQLRDKIRFFKNKYEEKLNFKRRKLFKE, from the coding sequence ATGGGGCAAAAATTTAAATTATATTCCAAATACCAGCCTAAAGGAGACCAGCCGCAGGCAATAGCTAAATTGATTAAGGGTTTTCAAAACGGTAAAAAAAAATTTGTTCTTCTGGGAGTTACCGGTTCAGGCAAAACCTTTACTATGGCTAACCTGATCCAGAATTTAAATTTGCCTGCACTCATAATATCTCATAATAAAACCCTGGCCGGGCAGCTTTATACGGAATTTAAAGAATATTTTCCTGAAAATGCGGTTGAGTATTTTATAAGTTATTATGATTATTACCAGCCGGAAGCTTACCTTCCTCAAACAGACACTTATATTGAAAAAGACGCGTCGATAAATGATGAAATAGACCGTTTAAGATTAAAAGCCACAACCAGTTTATTGACAAGAAAAGATGTAATAATTGTCGCGAGTGTGTCCTGTATATATGGGCTGGGGTCCCCTGAAGATTTTGAAAATATGATAATCTGCCTGGAAGTTAAAATGCAGATGGATCGGGACATATTTATCCGGAAATTGATAAGTCTCTATTATGAAAGAAACGATATCGATTTCGGCAGGGGAACGTTCAGGGTCAGGGGAGATGTTGTGGATGTCCATCCGGCAGACAGCGATTATATTATAAGGATAGAATTCAGCGGGGAATATATTGAAAAAATCAGTAAACTTCATCTTATTTCCAAAAAGGCGGAAAATGTCTTAAATAAATTCATCATTTACCCTCGTAAACATTTTATCACCCCGCAGGAAAGAGTTGAGGCCGCCTGTAAATCGATCGAATCGGAACTGAAGGCGCAGCTTGAGGAATTGCGGAAACAAAATAAGATGCTCGAGGCCCATCGTTTAGAAACAAAAACCAGATATGACCTTGAAATGATAAGAGAATTGGGGTATTGTTCAGGTATTGAAAATTATTCGCGTCATTTTTCTAACCGGCTGCCAGGGGAGAGACCTAATACTTTGCTTGATTATTTTAAAGATGAATTTTTAGTTATTATAGATGAATCACATGTTACGATACCCCAGTTGCGCGGAATGTATGCCGGTGACCGGTCGAGGAAGGAAACATTAGTAAATTACGGCTTCAGGCTGCCTTCGGCTTTTGATAACCGGCCACTTGTCTTTGAAGAATTTAACAAAATAATTAAAAATGTTCTTTATGTATCAGCCACCCCGGGCCGATATGAAATAGAGAACACGGATGAGGTAGTTGAACAGATAGTAAGGCCGACAGGCCTTGTTGAACCAAAAATAATTATAAGGCCGGTTGAAGGCCAGATTGAGGATTTACTGCAAAGGATAAAGGAAAAATCCGGAAAAGGAGAAAAGACCCTTATAACAACTTTAACTAAACGGATGGCGGAAGATTTAGCTGACTATCTTTTTAATAAAGGTATAAAGGTTTGCTATTTACATTCTGAAATTGAGGTTTTGGAAAGGTTTGCTATTATCAGGGATTTACGGCTTGGAAAATATGATTGCCTTGTGGGTATTAATTTATTACGCGAAGGTTTGGATTTGCCGGAAGTCTCTATGGTGGCGATTTTGGACGCGGATAAAGAAGGCTTTCTGCACTCGGCCACATCGCTGATACAGGTCAGCGGCAGGGCGGCAAGAAATATTCATGGAGAAGTTATAATGTACGCATCCTCCGTCACCGAATCCATGAAAAAAGCTGTCGAAGAGATTGACAGAAGGCGCAATTTACAAATTAAATTTAATGAAAAAAACGCTATTGTCCCTGCAACAATAAAAAAATCAATTCCCCTAATGATTGAAGGGATTAATGAAGTTGATACAGTCAGGGAGGAGAGAAACGAGTATATACCGGAGGGACAAATAAATGAAAAAATTGCCGGGTGGGAAGTCGATATGTTTTTAGCCGCTGAAAAACTGGATTTCGAAAGAGCCGCGCAATTAAGGGATAAAATACGCTTTTTCAAAAATAAATATGAAGAAAAATTGAATTTTAAAAGAAGGAAATTGTTCAAAGAGTAA
- the proB gene encoding glutamate 5-kinase, which translates to MNIDLRRKNILDSSRKIVIKIGTRVLTAENGKLDEKRIENLVKGISLLRKNRKETVIVTSGAIGAGMGKLGILKRPKDIPQKQALAAIGQSELMHVYEKYFKEEGVNVGQMLLTQDDLIDRKRFLNASNTLNNLLNFNAVPIINENDTIAIDEIKFGDNDNLSVQVSNLVHADLLLILTSTDGLFSADPRRYERAELIPVVEKIDAVIEKIAGTNIDETSIGGMHTKIQAAKKAVKSGVGVIIANGNKRDIISRIFSYEEEGTFFLPQKNKMTCRKKWIAFSSKSKGIITVDKGAYLALMDKGKSLLPSGITKLSGKFKIGDRVIVASIDNQEFACGLVNYNYEDLEKIKGKNTDDIKNILGYKDYDEVIHRDNLVLLKDF; encoded by the coding sequence ATGAATATAGATTTAAGAAGAAAAAATATTTTGGATTCTTCCAGAAAAATAGTTATAAAAATAGGTACAAGGGTATTGACGGCGGAAAACGGTAAACTAGACGAGAAAAGGATTGAAAACCTGGTGAAAGGTATTTCCCTGTTAAGAAAAAACAGGAAAGAGACCGTGATTGTTACATCAGGGGCAATCGGTGCGGGAATGGGTAAATTAGGTATTTTAAAGAGGCCGAAGGATATACCTCAAAAGCAGGCACTGGCCGCCATTGGGCAAAGTGAATTGATGCATGTATATGAAAAATATTTTAAGGAAGAGGGGGTGAATGTCGGGCAGATGCTTTTGACACAGGACGATTTGATTGACCGGAAGAGATTTTTAAATGCAAGCAATACTTTGAATAACCTTCTTAATTTTAATGCGGTTCCTATAATAAATGAAAATGACACGATTGCAATAGATGAAATTAAATTTGGCGATAATGACAATCTTTCCGTGCAAGTGTCCAATTTAGTTCATGCCGATTTACTTTTGATTTTGACAAGCACGGACGGATTATTCAGTGCTGATCCCAGAAGATATGAAAGAGCGGAATTGATCCCGGTTGTGGAGAAAATCGATGCAGTTATTGAAAAAATAGCAGGGACAAATATTGATGAAACCAGCATCGGCGGTATGCATACGAAAATTCAGGCTGCAAAAAAGGCCGTGAAAAGCGGAGTTGGCGTAATTATAGCCAATGGGAATAAAAGGGACATAATCTCCCGTATTTTTTCTTATGAAGAAGAAGGGACTTTTTTCCTGCCGCAAAAAAATAAAATGACTTGCCGGAAAAAATGGATAGCATTTTCTTCTAAATCAAAAGGAATAATTACGGTCGATAAAGGGGCGTATCTTGCCTTAATGGATAAAGGAAAAAGTTTATTGCCCTCCGGGATCACAAAATTATCCGGGAAGTTTAAAATAGGCGATAGAGTGATTGTGGCATCAATTGATAACCAGGAATTTGCCTGCGGGCTAGTTAATTACAATTATGAAGATTTAGAGAAAATTAAAGGTAAAAATACTGATGATATTAAGAATATTTTGGGTTATAAAGATTACGATGAAGTAATACACCGGGATAACTTAGTGCTTTTGAAGGATTTTTAA
- a CDS encoding papain-like cysteine protease family protein: protein MNILIICILMLSSCSTLNKFSKQNENISLFSNKAVLLELPFEAQKKTNLCGLASVEMITRYYGIRLNNAQCKTLLDEAERNQGITGAALKTVLEEAGYFVVVFPGTIDHEFTGIYRHLDSQRPLILMLDAENGKASHYVILTGYDPERNVIMLSDPGKGRVVMSLENFKKRWELLNNFTLLAIPGNMQEEHIENKE, encoded by the coding sequence ATGAATATCCTGATTATATGCATTTTGATGCTTTCCTCCTGTTCCACGCTTAATAAATTCTCTAAACAAAATGAAAATATCAGCCTGTTTTCTAATAAAGCTGTTTTGCTGGAATTGCCGTTTGAGGCGCAGAAAAAAACAAATCTTTGCGGACTGGCTTCTGTGGAAATGATTACCCGCTACTACGGGATTAGATTAAACAATGCCCAGTGTAAAACCCTGCTTGATGAAGCTGAAAGAAATCAAGGAATAACAGGGGCCGCACTTAAAACTGTGCTGGAAGAGGCAGGATATTTTGTTGTAGTGTTTCCCGGTACCATAGACCATGAATTCACTGGCATATACCGCCATCTGGACAGCCAGCGGCCGCTGATATTAATGCTTGATGCAGAAAACGGCAAAGCCAGCCATTATGTTATATTAACAGGTTACGACCCGGAACGTAACGTTATTATGCTGTCAGATCCGGGCAAAGGCCGGGTTGTCATGTCTCTTGAAAATTTTAAAAAGAGGTGGGAATTATTAAATAATTTCACGCTTCTTGCCATTCCGGGAAATATGCAAGAAGAACATATCGAGAATAAAGAATAA